The Gilliamella apicola genome window below encodes:
- a CDS encoding intermembrane phospholipid transport protein YdbH family protein, with translation MARLKKRYWLSLSILIFITILGLLGWRYWQEFKQEYGFSINWQGAHINLSGLSFDQLIVNKEAQFTVTAKDVVISWSKLSAQNLNIDWQSSDSKIATDNTKNIVETASEKQNQSGFDYSFIPTIVYWLPSTIDINSLRVYEQNQELFDVKITATKQQQAIHLDVSTNNQYIANLSATLLFNQNDLRVDIQNGVLTTTLNQFGIENGKILLPFTGWITNNRFELTNSGNASVTIEKANLSDDSIFSQLNGALTFKVQSPIPVEPKQILATAKLNLNKFNGIYKNSEINSATGNINIDIKNKQFTVSVPTLNIQEINMGIALQQVKLSGSYTASFNSPNNGTIIWKKAQADIFSGSIFLEASRLNLAKLPQQFNLRLKQIQLKDIFATYPAEGLAGEGAIDGLLPITLLSVNKKEGVTFKPIIKKGQLTTTNQGYLQFENSALKNYAKSNPNMKILTDIIKNFHYTKLDGTVDYADDVAKLGLHIQGHNLDVEDGKAVNLNVTLEENIAKLLMSLQLSDQISEPIRKRIEANLKKESAK, from the coding sequence ATGGCTCGTTTAAAAAAACGCTATTGGCTTTCACTCAGTATTTTAATATTTATCACGATACTTGGTCTATTGGGTTGGCGTTATTGGCAAGAATTTAAACAAGAGTATGGATTCTCAATAAACTGGCAAGGTGCTCATATTAACCTATCTGGTCTTTCATTTGATCAATTGATTGTTAATAAAGAGGCGCAATTTACAGTTACGGCTAAAGATGTGGTGATCTCTTGGTCAAAACTATCAGCCCAAAATCTTAATATTGATTGGCAATCAAGTGATAGCAAAATCGCCACTGATAATACCAAAAATATTGTTGAAACCGCATCTGAAAAGCAAAATCAATCGGGGTTTGATTATTCATTTATACCAACCATTGTTTATTGGTTACCATCGACGATCGATATAAACTCCTTGCGAGTTTATGAACAAAATCAAGAGCTTTTTGATGTTAAAATTACAGCAACGAAGCAGCAACAAGCTATTCATCTGGACGTATCGACAAATAATCAATATATTGCTAATCTTTCGGCCACATTATTATTCAATCAAAATGATTTGCGTGTTGATATCCAAAATGGTGTTTTAACCACTACTTTAAATCAGTTTGGTATTGAAAACGGCAAAATATTACTGCCGTTCACGGGTTGGATCACCAATAATCGATTTGAATTAACTAATTCTGGCAATGCCTCAGTAACTATAGAGAAAGCGAATTTATCTGACGATTCTATATTTAGCCAATTAAATGGAGCGTTAACTTTTAAAGTGCAATCTCCAATTCCAGTTGAACCTAAACAAATATTAGCTACAGCTAAATTAAATCTTAATAAATTCAACGGTATTTACAAAAATAGTGAAATAAATTCTGCTACGGGTAATATCAATATTGATATAAAAAATAAACAATTTACAGTTTCAGTGCCAACACTCAATATACAAGAGATAAATATGGGGATCGCATTACAACAGGTAAAATTGTCTGGTAGTTATACGGCATCGTTTAATTCACCAAATAACGGTACGATTATCTGGAAAAAGGCACAAGCGGATATTTTTTCAGGCTCTATATTTCTTGAAGCCAGTAGATTGAATTTAGCAAAATTACCTCAACAATTTAATTTAAGGTTAAAACAGATACAATTAAAAGATATTTTCGCTACATATCCAGCTGAAGGACTGGCTGGTGAGGGTGCTATTGATGGGTTATTACCTATTACATTATTATCTGTGAATAAAAAAGAAGGTGTAACTTTTAAGCCGATAATTAAAAAAGGACAGCTAACCACAACTAATCAAGGCTATTTACAGTTTGAAAATTCAGCTTTAAAAAATTATGCTAAAAGTAATCCTAATATGAAAATACTCACAGATATTATTAAAAATTTTCATTATACTAAACTGGATGGAACGGTTGATTATGCTGATGATGTTGCTAAATTAGGGCTTCATATCCAAGGACATAATTTAGATGTTGAAGATGGCAAAGCCGTCAATTTAAATGTAACATTAGAAGAAAACATCGCCAAGCTGCTAATGAGTTTACAATTATCAGATCAAATAAGCGAACCAATTCGTAAACGTATTGAAGCGAATTTAAAAAAGGAATCTGCAAAATAA
- a CDS encoding YnbE family lipoprotein: protein MIRQVIAIMILGSVLIGCSPTVKVQTPSEPININLNVKIDHEINIKVDKALDNIINKSGLY, encoded by the coding sequence ATGATACGACAAGTTATTGCAATAATGATATTAGGTAGTGTGTTAATAGGATGTTCGCCAACGGTTAAAGTGCAAACGCCAAGCGAACCTATTAATATTAATTTAAATGTAAAAATCGATCATGAAATTAATATTAAAGTGGATAAAGCATTAGACAATATTATCAATAAATCTGGATTATATTAA
- a CDS encoding YdbL family protein: MSFYKKVTIALFTAVLSFSVSALTLDQAIDSLSQAKAQGLVGEQADGYLGVVKNEGNASEIANLINQARKAQYQKVSAESNVPLNEVENRAGSKAQDKTPAGQYIKQQGQWQKK, translated from the coding sequence ATGAGTTTCTATAAAAAAGTGACAATAGCTTTATTTACTGCTGTTTTATCTTTTTCTGTATCAGCACTGACTTTGGACCAAGCCATCGATTCGCTAAGCCAAGCCAAAGCGCAAGGATTAGTAGGAGAACAAGCAGATGGTTACTTAGGTGTAGTAAAAAATGAAGGTAATGCCAGTGAGATTGCAAATTTAATTAATCAAGCTCGCAAAGCACAGTACCAAAAAGTTTCTGCTGAAAGTAATGTTCCATTAAATGAAGTAGAAAATCGAGCTGGTAGTAAAGCGCAAGACAAAACACCAGCAGGTCAATATATAAAGCAGCAAGGTCAATGGCAAAAGAAATAA